A segment of the uncultured Desulfobulbus sp. genome:
CCATGCATACTACCAAAGGCTCACTTATCCTTAAAGCTCTTTCCCCGGATGCCGACGAGGCCCAGGTTATTGCCTATCTGGAGAAACGGGCCAAGAGTATTCCTCCGGAAAAGATTCCTCCGCTTCTGCAAAGTCTGCCCGTGGTTCTGAGCCGGAACGTGGCCGAAGAAACAGGGCGGCTGGTGATTGAGCGCCTGGAGGAATTAGGTGCCATCGCGATGTTTTTGCCCTCTGAAGAAGCAGAGGCTCAGTCAAAAGCTCGGGCGGTCGAGGTAACGGAGAAAAAAGATACTGCTCCAGTGACTCCAGCTCGATTGCGTGGAAAAGATACAGCTACATTTATAAAATTCAAACAGGCTAACAAAGAGTTATGGATCATTCTTTTCATGCTCAGTGTTGCCTGGATGCTCAACTATTCAGTCGCGTCCCAGTACCTGCTGTTAGGGTTTTATACCCTACCTGCGGTGGTTTCTGCTTATCTGTTCGGGCGCCGTCAGTCTGTCCTGACCGCCTTTGCTGCTATTCTCATGGTGGGGGTGGTCAACTATTTCAATCCGGGTCGTTTCGCAAGTGTTCAATTTGCGGGAATCGGCGGGGAAAATCAGTGGTATCATATAGTTTCCTGGGGCTGTATTCTTCTCGTCACCGCCTATACCATGGGGACGCTTTACGAACGGAACAAAAACAAAGTCGAAGAGCTGCGTCAGACCTATCAGGGCCTGCTGCTTATCCTCCGGCACTTCATTGCCCAGGACGAAGAAAAAGAAAATCATTGCTTTCGGGTCTCTATTTATGCCACCCGTATCGCCGCAACCATGGGATTGAATAAAGATGAGATTGAAGATATACGCTCTGCAGCCTTACTCCATGATATCGGTCATTTAAAGGTGAGTCGTTCGCTATTGCTCAAGGCCTCTCGTCTTAAGCTGAAAGATCTCGCACAGGTTGAGGGAGAAAACCACCCACTCAGTGGCCCGATGGAGCGTATCTTGCCCCTGCTCATCGGTCAGGATGAGGGAGGCAATCAGGCCCAGAAGGATTCCCAGGGAAGACAATCCGTCGGCGCCAGCATCCTGGCGGTTGCCGATGCCTATGACATGCTGACCACAGGTACTGGCGATATCTTGCCGCTTTCCGCAGGTGAAGCTAAAAAACAGATCCTGGAAGATAAGGACAAGGGCGTTGCCCCCGAGGTCCTGCAGTTTTTTTCAAAGGCTGTTGATGGCTCAGAACTTGAGTTGCCCAGTATGCTTCTTTAAGTATTTTCCTGATTATTTCGGATTTAGGGGAGCCCCTCGAAATCCTCCAAGAGAGGAGGAAATCAAAAGGTTCTGTAGCCAGCAATCGTGATATCGACGGCCATTCAACTGTTCGGATGGACTTTTCAATCCAGCATGTTGTTTCACCGTTTTCGGGTTTTGCGGAGCAAAATTTTTGATGTGCGCCCAGCCCCGAATATTTTGCTCTGCTGCTTCCAGGGAACCGTGGAAATATCTCGTATTGTACATGTGGCGGTCCATTCCCTGCATTAACCGGTCAAGCATGTTGCTTGTTCTGTGACTTCCCTTGTGCTTGTATGTCATTGAATAATCAACGATATTGCTCTTGATCTTTTTCAAAGGGGCTAGAATCACATCAGGATACGATTCGTATTGTGCTGCTTCCACAAGTCTTCTGATTTTTTGGGAAAATGAACGCCTTGTGGGGGCTTGAAAACATTCCCAAAGCGCTGTTGCCACCTCGATGAATAGCTCCCTGTGTTTTTTCTTGGATCTGTCGCGTATCTTAATGTAAATATGCAGAAAACAGGACAAGATGCATATCGATGGAAAAAGGTTGCCAAATGCATTTTTGGTTGCTGCCCAGCCGTCTGTATTCACAGTCTTTGGGGAGTACTTCGGTTTTAGATCCAGAGCCTCTTGCTTGAAGGTGCTGTAGCCTCGCTCAAGGTCGGCATTGTCTGCCTTTTCGGTAACGGCGACACCGAGTATACAGCCTTCAGCCACAGTTGTTGGGATATAGCACTTTTTGCCCCGTATTTTCGTGTGCTTTTCGTCGGCAACGAGATGCGCCGGCAGTTTGGCCGGTTCCTTAATGGTAGTCCCGACGATACTGAATCGTCCCAAGTGGCTTTCAAGCCGATACCAAAACGATGCATTTCTGCCGAAAACATGTGCAAGTGCCCAAAACGGTATATCAAATTTTCGTAGAAACAGGGCGTTGTCAATATCTTTGGTGAATGCTGTTTGATAGGGCATCACAAATGATGGACGTATGGTAAAATTCGTATTTTCCACTTCTATCCGTCGTATCCGGATGTTGAGCCTTATTGAGACGTAACTGTCTTTCATCCGATAGCCATGCTGGATCTCAAGCGGAAAAATTTCCGGACATCTGGCTATCATATCATCTAATTGAGCACGAAATTTCTGAGGGCACTCTACAGTATCGACATAGGTTTTATTGCAAAAGGGTGTACATATTGTACGGTTGTTTCTTGGGGATGTTTTGGCCATCTATACGTACCATAGGTTATCAGGGTGGTTTTGACGTGGAAATCAAATTTTCCCATAATAATCAAATGGTTGTTTATGTCAAAGCATCCCCTCCCCTAAATTCGAAATAATCAGGTATTTTCTAATTGGGTGAGCCGGACGTATCCTCAGCGCTTGCTTCCTTTCCCCATTGTTCGCGCATGAACCTGCCGACCTGTTCCAGGTAATACGGCTGATTTTTTGCATCTAATCGAAATGCCCGTTGTTCAGTCTCCACGGCATCTTTGATCATGCCGTTTGCCCAATAGGCCGTGGCCAGAGTGTCTAAGATGTGTCCTCGCTCCTTGAGCATGGCTGCCGTCAGAGCCAGCGTCAGGGCGCGATCTGCATTGCGGATTGTGGTGTCTTTAGCGGTTAACAAAAGCCAGGCCAGGTTGTTGTTCAACTCAGCATTCATTGGCGAAAGTGTCAGCGCCTGCTCGTAGGCTTCGACAGCTCGTTTTTCCATCTGCCGACTCTGGAGAAAGTCGCCAAGGTAAATAAGCCAGATGCTGTTTTTGGGCTCCTGCCGTACCTTCTGCATCAACACTGCTTCCGCGTATTTGGTTTCGTATTCTTTGGAGAGTTTACCCGTGGGAACCTGGTGAAGCCCAAAAATAACAAGACCAATTAAGGCAAAGTAGGCGATGAGGCTTTGGTGAAGCTTTCGTTTGTGGCGGGTGATGTGGCGACGGTCATCCTCACAGAGACGGAGGAAATCAATGCGTTCGCCAATGCCGTAATGATGCCAGTTTTTTTCATCCCGGTTACCGCCACTGACATGAGCGATTTTTTCAAATGAACTGATCAAGGGCCAGCTGGTGCCCATGGCATGAAAGACATAGGCATCAGCTTGGCGTTCAAAATTTCGAATGAAGTAGCCAAAAATAAAACGAAAATAGACAAGCATCAGGATTAAAAGCGGTGCCGTGGCCAGGACGCCAAGCACGTTTTCCGGGCTGATGGGGAGGTGGGGCAGAAGCTCGTAAAATAGATCATTGGATAAAATCAGATGAGGCAGAGGGGTGGCAACAGCTCCGGCAAGTACGCTGAAGCCCAGAAAGAGAACCATGTAGAGGACCAGGTGCATGTGTTTTACATGGCCGATCTCATGGGCGAGGACGCTGTCGAGTTCATCTTGATTTAAGGTGGCCAGAAGCGCAGGTGTAATTAGGAGATAGCGGAGTTTGGGGACGATTCCCATTATCCCTGCAGTGAGAACCTGGCCTTCGAACAGGGGCCAGGTGTATATTTCTGTGTGAAATCCCTGGGACCTGCAAAAGGAGAGTAGTCTTTCCCTGAGTGGACTCGGCGGGAGCGGTGTGCAGCCCCAGAGAAAACGCACCAGGGGCGGAAAAACCAAGATGAGGAAAACGAGAAAAAAGAAAAACAGCACCAAGTCACCCCAGGGGGAGCGGAGCAATGCTTTGAGCTGGGGGAAGGGGAGGAGCTGTAAGCCGTCAAAGACCAATGAGAGGCAGAGCCAGGGGAGAACGATCGGCAGGTTGGCTTTGAAATTGGAGCGGATAAAAGCAAAGGAGCTGTACGAGCGCTGAAAAATCTGTTCATAGGGATGGCGAGCGGCTCGCCACATCAAGGCTAACAGCAGAAAAAAACTTCCCAGTCCGGCCAGGTCTGTCAGAACCGGTAACTTTCCGTCCAGGGAAAGCGGAGTGAGAAAATGTTTGATGTCTAAAAGATAGACCAAGCTCATAAAGACGACCACCGCCAAGATGGAAAGCTTTTTCTCCGCAGAAAAATATCCACTGGGGCCATAGCCTGCCCGGGAAAACCATTTTCTGGCTACTTGGGCAAACAGCCAGTAGCTGGCGATAACCGCCATCAGGGTCCAGGCAGTTGAAAGAGCTGGTTTGGCTGGGGGGGTATTGGTGGAAAAAACGAAAATGACCACCAAAAAATAGAGCAGATTATTATAGAGCATGGGCGCTTAAAGTATAAAGGTTGTGTAAGCCGCGAGCAATCAGCTTGTGGTTGCCAGCAGGAATGTGTGCCAAAGGAGCCGCCTGCGATGCAGGAAACATTTTCAAGAAACGTATGCACACTTGCTCTACTATGCCAGAATCCTTTGGGGTTTTATATGGCTTTTCTCGGCAGGATTCTGAAATTTTGGAAAAATATGAAAAAGTGTTGACCTTTGGTGACAAACTGTTATTATGTCGAGTTTACTGTGGCTTTTGGGCCTATAGCTCAGTTGGCTAGAGCCACCGGCTCATAACCGGTCGGTCCCTGGTTCGAGTCCAGGTAGGCCCACCACATTTCTGGAAGTTATTTACAAATGTCCTGGGGCAGAACACCAAACGCTACCTGATGTTGAATACGTTGTTCAATACGCTGATACGTGCATGGCAGCCATGCCGAATAAAACCGCAGGGCATTGATAAAAATGTCTGAAAAGAGGTACATCTACAAGGATGTACCTCTTTTTATTTCCTGAGTACGAAAAAGTGGGTACCGTACAAGACATACTTACAATTCTCCATCGTATCACTCCAGAGCACTTGGCTGAGGACTGGGATAATGTCGGTCTTCTGGTTGGGGATCCCCGACAACCGGTTCACCGAATACTTTTGGCCCTGGACCCCACCTGTCAGCTTGCCGAAGAAGCGGTCCAAGGGCAATACGATCTCATCCTCACGCACCACCCCATCATTTTTCGACCTCTCAAAGCACTTCGTACCGATACCCCGACCGGTACCTTTCTCGCTCTTACCACCAAGCATCAGATTAGCGTTATTGCCTGCCACACCAATTTCGACAGCGTCCCCAATGGGGTCAGTGGTCATTTGGCGACATCGCTCGGGCTTGAGCATATACACCCACTTCTTCCAGCCAAGCACAACTGTTCTCAGCCCTGTGGTCTGGGGCAGATCGGCACCTATTCTTCCCCTCTTTCAGCACAGTCATTTCTTGACCGTATACGTCAGGTGCTGCAGCCTCCCTGGCTCCTTGAAGCAGGTGTTCGCCCTGAACAGGTTGCAACTGTGGCTGTCTGTGGAGGGTCCTGTTCAGATTTTGCTGAGCTTGCGCATAAAAGCGGGGTGGATGTTTTTTTGACCTCCGAGGTCAAACATTCTGTGGCCCGTTGGGCCGAGGATGCCGGTTTGTGGCTTATTGACGGAGGTCATTTTGCCACGGAAAATTCAGCCATGACTGTACTGGAGCATCTTTTGCTGCAGGAAAGTGCAGCCAGTGGTTGGAATCTTATTGTTGACGTCGCTCACCAGGAACCACCACTGAGGTTGGTGGCCTGAGTGTTGAACAGGGAAACACCAACGTATCACCGTGTGGCTCCCTGAAAAATGCACATATGTAACCCTAGACTGACTGATTGAGGAGTTCATCATTGAAAGAAGAAATATTCAAGCTGATCAAGCTGCAGGCTATTGATAGTGAAATTGCCGGGTTCGATAAGGCCATTTCCAAACATCGGGCGATAGTTGCCGATCGTGAGCAGGCTCTCGAAGAGAAAATAGAAGCCATCGCAACCCATCGCAGCAAGATCGAATTGCTCAATCAGAAGCAGCGTGAGACAAAAGTTGAGCACGAGGATGCTGGGGCCCGTGTAAAAGACAGGCAAAATAAGATGATGCAGGTGCAGACCAGTCGCGAGCACCAGGCGCTGTTAAAAGAAATTGAGGAAAACAAGAAGATCCTCAAAGACAGTGAAGATCGTATACTCCAGTTCATCGAGCAGATCGAGCAGTTGGAGCAGGATGTGAAGAATCTCGAAAACCTTTGCGAAGGCGAGAAAAAATTACTGGCCGAGGAAGAGGCCAACGTTGAAAAAGAGATTCAACGCATCGAGCAGACCAAAAAAACTGTAGTCAATCAGCGAGAGACCGAAGCGCAAGAACTCGATGGGCCCTATCTCAAACGCTACAAAATGTTGATTGCCAAGCGTGATGGTCTGGCAGTGGTCCCGATCAATGGTCCTGTCTGTCAGGGATGTTTTATGTCTTTACCCCCACAGCAGGTCAACGAGGTGATGAAGGCCGAGAAGCTGAACCTCTGCCCCACCTGTCAGCGTATTTTGTACTACCCCCCAGCCTGAGGAAGAGGTCGTTGACGAGGCCTAAGACACTTTCCCGGGAGGAGATTCTCGAGTCTCTTGCCAATGGGCTTGACGATACCACCCTGTTGAAGCTGTTTCCGGATGAAGATCCCAAGCGATTGCGGCATATTATCGCCGGGACTTTTGTGCAGGTACCCAAGAAGCCTGTTCAGAAACAAACGCCAACAGCAGTGGCAGCAGCCGGTTGCTTCCAGCTGTTTACCGATGGGGCCTCTCGGGGCAATCCTGGCGAGGCCGGTGCGGGGGCAGTTCTGTATTCTCCCGAAGGGGATGAGTTGCTTGCCAGTTCAAGCTACCTTGGAAGTTGCACCAATAACGTCGCCGAGTATCAGGCGCTGATCCTTGGTTTGGATGAAGCGATGCAGCTTGGGTGCCGGGAGCTGTCCATCGCCCTTGATTCGCAGTTGATTGTGCGCCAGATTCAGGGGCAGTACAAGGTTAAAAACGAAACCCTGCTCCCCTTGTTTCAAGAGGTGCAAAAACGACTGCGCCGGTTGGAAAAATGGAGCATACGTCACGTCCCCCGGGCGGAGAACAGCCGGGCGGATCAGCTGGCGAATCGCGGCATAGACGAGAAATGAAAAGTTTCGTGTCTGTCCAGAAATGAGGATTTTTGTTCAAGTCTAAGGCATGCGAAAAATTTTACCACAGGCATATAGATAATATTCCGAGGATAAAATTTTGAGCATAACGCCAGAATTGGGCAAAAAGCCCGTTTCTGGACGGACAGGAGTTTAAGGGGTGAACGCATGATCGCTTCGGCTCTAGAGGCCGGAGAGGAAAGTCCGAACACCAGAGGGCACGGTGGTTCGTAACGCGAACTTCGGGTAACCGAGGGAAAGTGCCACAGAAAATACACCGCCGATGGGGCGCTTGCGCTCACAGGTAAGGTTGAAATGGCGAGGTAAGAGCTCACCGCTCCCCTGGTGACAGGGGAGGCAGGGTAAACCCCACCGGGTGCAAGACCAAATAGGGAGA
Coding sequences within it:
- a CDS encoding HD domain-containing protein → MHTTKGSLILKALSPDADEAQVIAYLEKRAKSIPPEKIPPLLQSLPVVLSRNVAEETGRLVIERLEELGAIAMFLPSEEAEAQSKARAVEVTEKKDTAPVTPARLRGKDTATFIKFKQANKELWIILFMLSVAWMLNYSVASQYLLLGFYTLPAVVSAYLFGRRQSVLTAFAAILMVGVVNYFNPGRFASVQFAGIGGENQWYHIVSWGCILLVTAYTMGTLYERNKNKVEELRQTYQGLLLILRHFIAQDEEKENHCFRVSIYATRIAATMGLNKDEIEDIRSAALLHDIGHLKVSRSLLLKASRLKLKDLAQVEGENHPLSGPMERILPLLIGQDEGGNQAQKDSQGRQSVGASILAVADAYDMLTTGTGDILPLSAGEAKKQILEDKDKGVAPEVLQFFSKAVDGSELELPSMLL
- a CDS encoding transposase codes for the protein MIARCPEIFPLEIQHGYRMKDSYVSIRLNIRIRRIEVENTNFTIRPSFVMPYQTAFTKDIDNALFLRKFDIPFWALAHVFGRNASFWYRLESHLGRFSIVGTTIKEPAKLPAHLVADEKHTKIRGKKCYIPTTVAEGCILGVAVTEKADNADLERGYSTFKQEALDLKPKYSPKTVNTDGWAATKNAFGNLFPSICILSCFLHIYIKIRDRSKKKHRELFIEVATALWECFQAPTRRSFSQKIRRLVEAAQYESYPDVILAPLKKIKSNIVDYSMTYKHKGSHRTSNMLDRLMQGMDRHMYNTRYFHGSLEAAEQNIRGWAHIKNFAPQNPKTVKQHAGLKSPSEQLNGRRYHDCWLQNLLISSSLGGFRGAPLNPK
- a CDS encoding M48 family metalloprotease, which gives rise to MLYNNLLYFLVVIFVFSTNTPPAKPALSTAWTLMAVIASYWLFAQVARKWFSRAGYGPSGYFSAEKKLSILAVVVFMSLVYLLDIKHFLTPLSLDGKLPVLTDLAGLGSFFLLLALMWRAARHPYEQIFQRSYSSFAFIRSNFKANLPIVLPWLCLSLVFDGLQLLPFPQLKALLRSPWGDLVLFFFFLVFLILVFPPLVRFLWGCTPLPPSPLRERLLSFCRSQGFHTEIYTWPLFEGQVLTAGIMGIVPKLRYLLITPALLATLNQDELDSVLAHEIGHVKHMHLVLYMVLFLGFSVLAGAVATPLPHLILSNDLFYELLPHLPISPENVLGVLATAPLLILMLVYFRFIFGYFIRNFERQADAYVFHAMGTSWPLISSFEKIAHVSGGNRDEKNWHHYGIGERIDFLRLCEDDRRHITRHKRKLHQSLIAYFALIGLVIFGLHQVPTGKLSKEYETKYAEAVLMQKVRQEPKNSIWLIYLGDFLQSRQMEKRAVEAYEQALTLSPMNAELNNNLAWLLLTAKDTTIRNADRALTLALTAAMLKERGHILDTLATAYWANGMIKDAVETEQRAFRLDAKNQPYYLEQVGRFMREQWGKEASAEDTSGSPN
- a CDS encoding Nif3-like dinuclear metal center hexameric protein, with protein sequence MGTVQDILTILHRITPEHLAEDWDNVGLLVGDPRQPVHRILLALDPTCQLAEEAVQGQYDLILTHHPIIFRPLKALRTDTPTGTFLALTTKHQISVIACHTNFDSVPNGVSGHLATSLGLEHIHPLLPAKHNCSQPCGLGQIGTYSSPLSAQSFLDRIRQVLQPPWLLEAGVRPEQVATVAVCGGSCSDFAELAHKSGVDVFLTSEVKHSVARWAEDAGLWLIDGGHFATENSAMTVLEHLLLQESAASGWNLIVDVAHQEPPLRLVA
- a CDS encoding C4-type zinc ribbon domain-containing protein, giving the protein MKEEIFKLIKLQAIDSEIAGFDKAISKHRAIVADREQALEEKIEAIATHRSKIELLNQKQRETKVEHEDAGARVKDRQNKMMQVQTSREHQALLKEIEENKKILKDSEDRILQFIEQIEQLEQDVKNLENLCEGEKKLLAEEEANVEKEIQRIEQTKKTVVNQRETEAQELDGPYLKRYKMLIAKRDGLAVVPINGPVCQGCFMSLPPQQVNEVMKAEKLNLCPTCQRILYYPPA
- a CDS encoding ribonuclease HI family protein; the protein is MTRPKTLSREEILESLANGLDDTTLLKLFPDEDPKRLRHIIAGTFVQVPKKPVQKQTPTAVAAAGCFQLFTDGASRGNPGEAGAGAVLYSPEGDELLASSSYLGSCTNNVAEYQALILGLDEAMQLGCRELSIALDSQLIVRQIQGQYKVKNETLLPLFQEVQKRLRRLEKWSIRHVPRAENSRADQLANRGIDEK